The Oncorhynchus nerka isolate Pitt River unplaced genomic scaffold, Oner_Uvic_2.0 unplaced_scaffold_4181, whole genome shotgun sequence genome includes a window with the following:
- the LOC135566568 gene encoding striated muscle preferentially expressed protein kinase-like → MFLNGSSMIQHQRQLSRLSLKVWGKALFPWRQYWLTSYQDNDHPSSESLEKPNQSLRNLYTTARPQAPSPRSPSPTMQGGPSPTNAKEPASAYPPKPPRLSPTPISTPSISPLTKRRKGEPGRTSPSLKMTIPTILVEDELMEMEEEEAGEKREREKTRRAGKKEGRASKTQKKGKVSGKSWESQPMSPETGDDSDDSYMSADEGPAEKPAFERPLGDTIATSGSEVLLKCVITGSPPPN, encoded by the exons ATGTTCCTCAACGGGAGCAGCATGATTCAGCATCAGCGTCAGCTCAGCCGTCTGAGTCTAAAAGTGTGGGGAAAGGCTCTGTTTCCATGGAGACAGTACTGGTTAACCAGTTACCAGGACAACGATCACCCCTCATCAGAGTCACTGGAAAAGCCCAACCAG AGCTTGAGAAACCTCTACACCACCGCCAGGCCTCAAGCCCCAAGCCCCAGGTCTCCAAGCCCCACCATGCAGGGAGGACCATCACCGACCAATGCCAAAGAGCCAGCCTCTGCATATCCCCCCAAGCCACCACGGCTGTCCCCCACCCCGATCTCCACCCCTTCCATCAGCCCTCTAacgaagagaaggaagggagagcCGGGGAGGACATCTCCCTCGCTGAAGATGACCATTCCTACCATCCTGGTGGAGGACGAGCTCATGGaaatggaagaggaggaggccggagagaagagagagagagaaaagacgagAAGAGCAGGGAAGAAGGAGGGCAGGGCTTCCAAGACTCAGAAGAAGGGAAAAGTCTCAGGAAAGTCTTGGGAAAGTCAGCCTATGTCTCCTGAGACAG GAGACGATTCAGATGACTCTTACATGTCGGCAGATGAGGGGCCAGCTGAGAAACCAGCGTTTGAGAGGCCCCTGGGAGACACCATCGCCACCTCTGGCTCTGAGGTCCTGCTCAAATGTGTCATCACTGGCAGCCCCCCTCCCAATAG